Proteins from a single region of Salvelinus fontinalis isolate EN_2023a chromosome 15, ASM2944872v1, whole genome shotgun sequence:
- the LOC129811520 gene encoding protein CLN8-like, translating to MISEQASTLPAFKGPGDPSPGYFSWGLRFQVIGLGFAFYTAVFLLSHLVSMALSQTYRSLLAKEKVFWNLATTRAAFGLQSTVAGLRALTEESAVSRDRVRGQEDWSWFTVLTATGFFLFENVALHASSVVFRAFDLPLAAHHFFALSGFAGAVVWDSLGHYLPMVTLLLEMSTPFTCISWMLLKAGWARTLFWKANQWVMIHMFHCRMVLTYYMWWVSWSHWGEMNMYVALPQRILFYTGLALLTVIINPIWTHKKTMQLLNPVDWNFSNKPPPNGPSGEQKEKTHER from the exons ATGATCTCCGAGCAGGCCAGCACCCTGCCGGCATTCAAGGGCCCCGGCGACCCCAGTCCGGGCTACTTCTCCTGGGGCCTTCGCTTCCAGGTCATCGGCCTGGGCTTTGCCTTCTACACGGCCGTGTTCCTCCTCTCCCACCTGGTGTCCATGGCTCTCTCCCAGACCTACCGCTCTCTGCTGGCTAAGGAGAAGGTGTTCTGGAACCTGGCGACCACACGGGCCGCGTTTGGACTCCAGAGCACGGTGGCGGGCCTACGGGCGCTGACCGAGGAGTCGGCCGTGTCCAGggacagggtcagaggtcaggaagACTGGTCTTGGTTCACTGTGCTCACAGCCACAGGCTTCTTTCTGTTTGAGAATGTGGCGCTGCATGCCTCCAGTGTGGTGTTCAGGGCTTTCGACCTTCCCCTGGCCGCCCATCATTTCTTTGCCCTGTCAGGGTTTGCTGGGGCGGTGGTCTGGGACTCACTAGGACATTACCTGCCCATGGTCACTCTGCTGCTGGAGATGAGCACACCCTTCACCTGCATCTCCTGGATGTTACTAAAG GCAGGCTGGGCGAGGACGCTATTCTGGAAGGCCAACCAGTGGGTGATGATCCACATGTTCCACTGCCGCATGGTGCTCACGTACTACATGTGGTGGGTGAGCTGGAGCCACTGGGGGGAGATGAACATGTACGTGGCTCTGCCCCAGCGCATCCTCTTCTACACTGGCCTGGCCCTGCTCACAGTGATCATCAACCCCATCTGGACGCACAAGAAGACCATGCAGCTCCTCAACCCTGTCGACTGGAACTTCAGCAACAAGCCGCCGCCCAATGGCCCCAGTGGGGAGCAGAAGGAGAAAACTCATGAGAGATAA